In Zingiber officinale cultivar Zhangliang chromosome 1A, Zo_v1.1, whole genome shotgun sequence, a genomic segment contains:
- the LOC121997040 gene encoding protein SCARECROW-like, with protein sequence MRDDVVPVHDAALGLLHPGDNWFAYPIAFPAPPVVPFAHHLLDGCYATVSDTPEFIDLESDVGSFDSAREERGLSMIALLLDCAVAISADNLVEANRILHELNQLASPYSASCAERVVAYFAKALASRVMNSWTGICSPLMVPHKAILSCFETFGNASPFVKFAHFTANQAILEAIQRTDRVHIVDLDIMHGLQWPALFHILATRPDGPPHVRMTAFGPSAEGIGKRLASFARRLGVPFEFEPVAKRPGDVHPSEIVARRGQGEEQAVAVHWLQHALYDAAGSDHNTMRLVEMLRPRVVTLVEQEASSARGGPFLDRFMGALHYYSVMFDALGESLPTVDDLERHRVEQGILGREIDNVVAVGGPARSGEQKFGSWRGELARRGFAQLAMSRNALEQAQMTLNLFPSPSPPGYTILHGDGTAKLGWKGTALYTASAWTAETVYCNG encoded by the coding sequence ATGAGAGACGACGTAGTGCCGGTCCACGACGCCGCCCTCGGCTTGCTCCACCCTGGCGATAACTGGTTCGCCTACCCCATTGCATTCCCCGCGCCGCCCGTCGTACCCTTCGCCCACCACCTGCTCGACGGCTGCTACGCGACCGTCTCAGACACTCCAGAGTTCATCGACCTCGAAAGCGACGTCGGCTCCTTCGACAGCGCCAGGGAAGAGCGCGGGCTGAGCATGATCGCGCTTCTCTTGGACTGCGCGGTAGCGATCTCTGCCGACAACTTGGTCGAGGCTAATAGGATTCTGCACGAGCTGAACCAGCTCGCGTCTCCTTACTCTGCTTCCTGCGCCGAGCGCGTGGTGGCTTATTTCGCCAAGGCCTTGGCGTCCAGGGTGATGAACTCGTGGACGGGCATCTGCTCCCCGCTGATGGTCCCCCACAAGGCCATTCTTTCTTGCTTCGAGACCTTCGGCAACGCGTCGCCTTTCGTCAAGTTCGCGCACTTCACGGCCAACCAGGCCATCTTGGAGGCGATTCAGCGAACAGATAGAGTGCACATCGTAGACCTGGACATCATGCACGGCCTCCAGTGGCCGGCGCTTTTCCACATCCTGGCAACGAGACCCGACGGCCCGCCGCACGTGCGGATGACTGCGTTCGGCCCGTCGGCGGAGGGGATCGGCAAGCGGCTCGCCAGCTTCGCTAGGAGGCTCGGGGTGCCGTTCGAGTTCGAGCCTGTGGCGAAGCGGCCGGGCGACGTGCACCCGTCGGAGATCGTCGCCCGGCGGGGGCAGGGGGAGGAGCAAGCTGTGGCGGTGCACTGGCTGCAGCACGCGCTGTACGACGCCGCGGGGTCCGACCACAACACGATGCGGCTGGTGGAGATGCTGCGGCCTCGGGTGGTAACCCTGGTGGAGCAGGAGGCGTCTTCGGCGCGTGGGGGACCCTTCCTCGACCGCTTCATGGGGGCGCTCCACTACTACTCGGTGATGTTCGACGCGCTGGGGGAGTCACTGCCAACGGTGGACGACCTGGAGAGGCACAGAGTGGAGCAGGGGATCCTGGGGCGGGAGATCGACAACGTGGTGGCGGTGGGAGGGCCGGCGCGGAGCGGGGAGCAGAAGTTCGGAAGCTGGAGGGGGGAATTGGCGCGGCGGGGGTTTGCGCAGCTGGCGATGAGCAGGAACGCACTGGAGCAGGCGCAGATGACACTTAACTTGTTCCCTTCTCCGTCTCCGCCGGGATACACCATCCTCCACGGCGATGGGACGGCGAAGCTCGGGTGGAAGGGGACGGCGCTGTACACGGCGTCAGCGTGGACGGCCGAGACAGTGTATTGTAATGGATAA
- the LOC122021425 gene encoding heterogeneous nuclear ribonucleoprotein 1-like — MDSDEGKVFIGGISWDTSEEKLKEHFGDYGEVLDAVIMRDKITGRPRGFGFVVFADPSILDRVLQDKHTIDGRTVEAKRALSREEQQISGRSGNQTSGSAFAGRSTGAGSGANIRTKKIFVGGLPPNLTEDGFRQYFESYGAVTDAVVMYDQNTHRPRGFGFISFESEDTVDIILQKTFHDLNGKAVEVKRALPKDVNTNIGSGRSLGSGSHQSYGGSTGNGSSYDSGAEANRYMQPQGAGNSLSAYGSTGYGTPGYGYGAANSGISYAGYAVGGYGGGGAGYSGPSGPYGNPTAPMSGYIGGPPGTQRNLWNNQASAGYGGAATYGSSWNASASSGGSSAPPSGQSGTSGYMGQGYGYGGYGGSEVPYGNQGGGYGSFGGRGSGCPVNTSAGNSGEQGAGSAYTGGGYSSSSSDYTNSWRPDPAQAGLYGSSQVNGPSGGPVNYGANYGGGQGRQAQQQ; from the exons ATGGATTCGGACGAGGGGAAGGTCTTTATCGGAGGCATCTCGTGGGATACCTCTGAGGAAAAACTCAAGGAGCACTTCGGAGACTACGGGGAGGTCCTTGACGCCGTCATCATGAGGGACAAGATCACTGGCCGGCCCAGGGGTTTTGGGTTCGTCGTATTTGCAGATCCCTCTATCCTCGATCGCGTACTTCAGGACAAGCACACCATTGATGGTCGCACC GTGGAAGCCAAAAGAGCTCTTTCAAGGGAAGAACAACAAATATCTGGAAGATCTGGAAATCAAACTTCTGGAAGTGCCTTTGCTGGTAGGTCAACTGGAGCAGGTTCTGGTGCAAACATAAGGACCAAGAAGATATTTGTTGGAGGTTTGCCTCCCAATTTAACAGAGGATGGGTTTCGTCAATACTTTGAATCATATGGTGCTGTGACTGATGCAGTTGTGATGTACGACCAAAACACTCATCGCCCTCGAGGATTTGGCTTCATCTCTTTCGAATCAGAGGATACTGTTGATATAATTCTTCAGAAAACTTTTCATGATCTGAATGGAAAGGCTGTGGAAGTCAAGCGTGCCCTTCCAAAAGATGTAAATACGAATATTGGCAGTGGCCGATCATTGGGAAGTGGATCTCATCAATCTTATGGTGGTTCAACTGGTAATGGTAGCTCTTATGACAGTGGGGCAGAGGCTAATAGATACATGCAACCTCAAGGAGCAGGCAACAGCCTTTCAGCATATGGTTCTACTGGATATGGCACACCTGGTTATGGGTATGGAGCTGCAAACAGTGGCATTAGTTATGCAGGGTATGCAGTTGGCGGTTATGGTGGCGGCGGTGCTGGGTACAGTGGACCTTCTGGTCCTTATGGAAATCCAACTGCTCCTATGTCTGGTTATATAGGTGGTCCTCCAGGTACTCAAAGGAACCTATGGAATAATCAGGCTTCTGCAGGTTATGGTGGAGCTGCAACTTATGGATCCTCATGGAATGCCTCAGCATCTAGCGGAGGATCTAGTGCACCACCATCAGGTCAAAGTGGAACTTCTGGATATATGGGGCAGGGTTATGGATATGGGGGCTATGGAGGGTCAGAAGTCCCTTATGGTAATCAAGGTGGTGGTTATGGGTCCTTTGGTGGCCGTGGTAGTGGTTGTCCTGTTAATACTTCTGCAGGCAATTCAGGGGAACAAGGAGCAGGTTCTGCTTACACAGGTGGAGGTTATTCTAGTTCAAGCTCTGATTATACCAATTCTTGGAGGCCAGACCCTGCACAAGCAGGGTTGTACGGATCTTCTCAGGTGAATGGACCTTCTGGTGGTCCAGTCAATTATGGAGCTAATTATGGCGGTGGTCAGGGTAGGCAAGCCCAGCAGCAGTAA